In Pongo abelii isolate AG06213 chromosome 5, NHGRI_mPonAbe1-v2.0_pri, whole genome shotgun sequence, a single genomic region encodes these proteins:
- the TDRD6 gene encoding tudor domain-containing protein 6, whose protein sequence is MCSTPGMPAPGASLALRVSFVDVHPDVIPVQLWGLVGERRGEYLRLSREIQEAAATRGQWALGSASASPGELCLVQVGLLWHRCRVVSRQAQESRVFLLDEGRTITAGAGSLAPGRREFFNLPSEVLGCVLAGLVPAGCGTGAGEPQYWPADAVDFLSNLQGKEVHGCVLDVLLLHRLVLLEVPDVFQQMRELGLARRVPDSLFRSLLERCLTAATASVGSGVPVLSRVPLKQKQPGLDYFYPQLQLGMTEPVVVTQVCHPHRIHCQLRSLSQEIHRLSESMAQVYRGSTGTGDENSTSATWEEREESPDKPGSPCASSGLDGHWYRALLLETFRPQRCAQVLHVDYGRKELVSCSSLRYLLPEYFRMPVVTYPCALYGLWDGGRGWSPSQVGDLKALILGKAVNAKIEFYCSFEHVYYVSLYGEDGINLNRVFGVQSCCLADRVLQSQGTEEEEPETSQSQSPAEEVDEEISLPALRSIRLKMNAFYDAQVEFVKNPSEFWIRLRKHNVTFSKLMRRMCGFYSSASKLDGVVLKPEPDDLCCVKWKENGYYRAIVTKLDDKSVDVFLVDRGNSENVDWYDVRMLLPQFRQLPVLALKCTLADIWPLGKTWSQEAVSFFKKTVLHKELVIHILDKQDHQYVIEILDESRTGEENISKVIAQAGYAKYQEFETKGNIPVNAHSPGHVSNHFTTESNKIPFAKTGEGEQKAKRENKTTYVSKALSDTTLVTNGSTELVVQEKVKRASVYFPLIQNFLEIKPGSSSKGELEVGSTVEVRVSYVENPGYFWCQLTRNIQGLKTLMSDIQCYCKNTAAPHQGNTPACLAKRTVNRQWSRAFISGIQSVEHVNVIFVDYGDREMVSVKNIYSISEEFLKVKAQAFRCSLYNLIQPTGQNPFVWDVKAIQAFNEFIDNAWQKNLELKCTVFALASINNEELFNIVDLLTPFQSACHFLVEKRLARPVKLQKPLESSVQLHSYFYSTHDMKIGSEELVYITHIDDPWTFYCQLARNANILEQLSCSITQLSKVLLNLKTSPLNPGTLCLAKYTDGNWYRGIVIEKEPKKVFFVDFGNIYVVTSDDLLPIPSDAYDVLLLPMQAVKCSLSDIPDHIPEEVVVWFQETILDKSLKALVVAKDPDGTLIIELYGDNIQISASINKKLGLLSYKDRIRKKESEVLCSTTETLAEKNENMKLPCTEYLSKSVGNKLPNKEILEESYKPKINSSYKELKLLQSLTKTNLVTQYQDSVGNKNSQVFPLTTEKKEEISAETPLKTARVEATLSERKIGDSCDKDLPLKFCEFPQKTIMPGFKTTVYVSHINDLSDFYVQLIEDESEISHLSERLNSVKTRPEYYAGPPLQRGDMICAVFPEDNLWYRAVIKEQQPNDLLSVQFIDYGNVSVVHTNKIGRLDLVNTILPGLCIHCSLQGFGVPDSKNSKKMMHYFSQRTSEAAIRCEFVKFQDRWEVILTDEHGIIADDMISRYAPSEKSQIELSTQVIKGASSKSVNKSDIDTSVFLNWYNPEKRMVRAYATVIDGPEYFWCQFADTEKLQCLEVEVQTAGEQVVDRRNCIPCPYIGDPCIVRYREDGHYYRALITNICEDYLVSVRFVDFGNIEDCVDPKALWAIPSELLSVPMQAFPCCLSGFNISEGLCSQEGNDYFYQIITEDVLEITILEIRRDVCDIPLAIVDLKSKGKSINEKMEKYSKTGFIKSALPYGNIDSEIKQALGSYNLDVGLKKLSNKAIQNKIYMEQQTDELAEIIEKDVNIIGTKPSNFRDPKTDNICEGFENPCKDKIDTEELEGELECHLVDKAEFDDKYLITGFNTLLPHANETKEILELNSLEVPLSPDDESKEFLDLESIELQNSLVVDEEKGELSPVPPSVPLSQECVTKGAMELFTLQLPLSCEAEKQPELELPIAQLPLDNKMDPLSLGVSQKAQESVCTEDMRKSSCVESFDDQHRMSLHLHGADCDPKTQNEMNICEEEFIEYKNRDAISAFMPLFSEEESGDGSKHDKSLTDHISAQPQNTYTLKAFTVGSKCVVWSSLRNTWSKCEILETAEEGTRVLNLSNGMEEIVNPENVWNAIPKLDKSPPEKRGLEVMEI, encoded by the exons ATGTGCTCGACGCCCGGAATGCCGGCGCCGGGGGCCTCGCTGGCCCTGCGGGTGTCCTTCGTGGACGTGCATCCCGATGTGATCCCGGTGCAGCTGTGGGGGCTGGTGGGCGAGCGGCGGGGCGAGTACCTGCGGCTGAGCCGGGAAATCCAGGAAGCGGCGGCCACGCGCGGCCAGTGGGCGCTGGGCAGCGCCTCGGCCTCGCCCGGCGAGCTGTGCCTGGTGCAGGTCGGGCTTTTGTGGCACCGCTGCCGCGTGGTCAGCCGGCAGGCACAGGAGAGCCGTGTCTTCCTGCTGGACGAGGGCCGCACCATCACGGCCGGCGCAGGCTCGCTGGCGCCCGGGCGCAGAGAGTTCTTCAACTTGCCCTCGGAAGTGCTGGGCTGCGTCCTGGCGGGCCTGGTGCCGGCAGGCTGCGGCACGGGCGCGGGCGAGCCGCAGTACTGGCCTGCAGACGCCGTGGACTTCCTTAGCAACCTTCAGGGCAAGGAGGTGCACGGGTGCGTCCTGGACGTGCTGCTGCTCCATCGCCTGGTCCTCCTGGAGGTGCCTGATGTGTTCCAACAGatgcgggagctgggcctggctcGGCGGGTGCCCGACAGCCTCTTCCGTTCGCTGCTGGAGCGCTGTCTCACAGCGGCCACTGCTAGCGTGGGCTCCGGGGTCCCGGTTCTCTCGCGAGTCCCGCTCAAGCAAAAACAGCCTGGTCTGGATTACTTCTATCCCCAGCTGCAGCTGGGCATGACGGAGCCCGTGGTCGTAACCCAAGTGTGCCATCCCCACCGCATTCACTGCCAGCTCCGCAGCCTCTCGCAGGAGATCCACCGCCTCTCCGAGAGCATGGCCCAGGTATACCGGGGTTCCACGGGGACAGGGGATGAGAACTCTACCAGTGCCacctgggaggagagggaggagagcccAGACAAGCCGGGCTCTCCATGTGCATCCTCTGGCCTGGATGGACATTGGTACAGAGCACTCTTGCTTGAGACTTTTCGGCCCCAGCGCTGTGCCCAGGTGCTTCATGTGGACTATGGAAGGAAGGAGTTAGTGAGTTGCAGCAGCCTTCGGTACTTGCTGCCTGAATATTTTCGAATGCCGGTGGTGACCTACCCTTGTGCTTTGTATGGACTCTGGGACGGTGGGAGAGGCTGGTCTCCGTCACAGGTCGGTGACCTGAAGGCACTGATACTGGGCAAGGCAGTGAATGCAAAGATTGAATTTTATTGCTCCTTTGAGCATGTGTATTATGTCAGCTTGTATGGAGAAGATGGGATTAATCTGAACCGTGTGTTTGGAGTACAGTCGTGTTGCTTGGCTGACCGAGTCCTTCAGAGCCAGGGCACAGAGGAGGAGGAACCAGAAACATCTCAGTCTCAGTCTCCTGCTGAAGAAGTAGATGAAGAGATTTCACTCCCGGCCTTAAGATCTATCAGGTTAAAGATGAATGCCTTCTACGATGCGCAGGTAGAGTTTGTTAAAAATCCTTCTGAGTTTTGGATTAGGTTGAGGAAACACAATGTCACCTTCAGTAAGCTGATGAGGAGAATGTGTGGTTTCTATTCCTCTGCCAGTAAGCTGGATGGTGTAGTTTTGAAACCTGAACCTGATGACCTTTGCTGTGTCAAGTGGAAAGAAAATGGTTATTATAGGGCCATAGTCACCAAATTGGATGACAAGAGTGTGGATGTATTCTTAGTTGACCGAGGCAATTCGGAAAATGTGGACTGGTATGACGTAAGGATGCTGCTTCCTCAGTTTAGGCAGCTACCAGTATTGGCTCTGAAGTGCACCCTAGCTGATATTTGGCCTTTGGGAAAAACTTGGAGCCAGGAGGCAGTttcgttttttaaaaagactgtgcTCCACAAAGAATTAGTCATCCATATTCTTGATAAACAGGATCATCAATATGTTATTGAGATTCTTGATGAATCAAGAACAGGGGAAGAAAACATTAGTAAGGTAATTGCCCAAGCTGGATATGCCAAGTATCAGGAATTTGAAACAAAGGGAAATATCCCGGTAAATGCCCACTCCCCAGGGCATGTTTCAAATCACTTTACTACGGAGAGTAACAAAATACCTTTTGCCAAGACCGGAGAAGGAGAGCAGAAAGCCAAGAGAGAGAATAAAACCACATATGTTTCAAAAGCTTTGAGTGACACAACACTTGTAACAAATGGTTCAACTGAACTAGTTGTGCAGGAAAAAGTGAAAAGAGCAtctgtttattttcctcttataCAGAATTTCTTGGAAATTAAGCCAGGCTCCTCTAGTAAAGGAGAGCTGGAAGTTGGAAGTACAGTAGAAGTCAGAGTGTCTTATGTTGAAAACCCTGGCTATTTCTGGTGTCAGCTGACCAGGAACATACAAGGACTTAAAACTCTAATGTCTGATATTCAGTGCTATTGCAAAAATACAGCTGCTCCTCACCAGGGAAACACCCCTGCTTGTTTGGCTAAGCGAACGGTAAACAGACAGTGGTCCAGAGCATTTATTAGTGGGATACAATCTGTGGAGCATGTCAATGTAATATTTGTAGATTATGGAGACAGAGAAATGGTGTCTGTGAAGAATATTTATTCAATTAGTGAAGAATTTCTCAAGGTTAAGGCACAGGCATTTAGGTGCAGTCTTTATAATTTAATTCAACCAACTGGCCAGAATCCCTTTGTTTGGGATGTAAAGGCAATACAAGCTTTCAATGAATTTATAGATAATGCATGGCAAAAAAATCTAGAATTAAAATGTACAGTATTTGCTCTGGCTTCAATTAATAATGAAGAACTGTTTAACATTGTGGATTTGCTAACCCCCTTTCAGAGTGCATGCCATTTCTTGGTAGAAAAGAGACTTGCAAGACCAGTAAAACTTCAGAAGCCTTTAGAGTCCTCTGTTCAGCTACATTCCTACTTCTATTCTACACATGATATGAAAATTGGAAGTGAAGAATTAGTTTATATAACGCATATTGATGACCCTTGGACATTTTATTGCCAGCTGGcaagaaatgcaaatattttagaaCAGTTGTCATGTAGTATTACACAATTAAGTAAAGTTTTGCTGAATTTAAAAACATCTCCCTTGAACCCTGGAACCTTGTGCCTTGCCAAGTATACTGATGGAAACTGGTATAGGGGCATAGTAATAGAGAAAGAGCCAAAGAAAGTCTTCTTTGTTGATTTTGGGAATATTTATGTAGTAACAAGTGATGATCTGCTTCCAATACCTAGTGATGCATATGATGTCTTACTTTTGCCCATGCAAGCTGTCAAATGTTCATTATCTGATATTCCTGATCATATACCAGAAGAAGTGGTGGTGTGGTTTCAGGAGACTATTTTAGATAAGTCATTGAAGGCTTTAGTTGTAGCAAAAGATCCAGATGGAACACTGATTATAGAACTATATGGTGACAATATTCAAATTAGTGCTAGTATTAATAAGAAGTTGGGGCTACTTAGTTACAAagatagaataagaaaaaaagaaagtgaagtgCTCTGTTCTACAACTGAAACtcttgcagaaaaaaatgagaatatgaaGTTGCCATGTACTGAGTATTTAAGTAAATCAGTAGGGAACAAGTTACCTAATAAAGAAATTTTGGAAGAGTCATATAAACCTAAGATCAACTCAtcatacaaggaactcaaacttTTACAAAgtttaacaaaaacaaacttaGTCACTCAATATCAAGACTCTGTGGGAAATAAAAATAGTCAAGTGTTTCCATTAAcaacagaaaagaaggaagaaatttctGCTGAGACACCCTTGAAAACAGCAAGAGTAGAAGCTACTctttcagagagaaaaatagGAGATTCATGTGACAAAGATTTGCCTCTGAAATTTTGTGAGTTCCCACAGAAGACTATAATGCCTGGATTTAAAACAACTGTATATGTTTCTCATATAAATGACCTTTCAGACTTTTATGTTCAACTAATAGAAGATGAATCTGAAATTAGTCATCTTTCAGAGAGATTAAACAGTGTTAAAACAAGGCCCGAATATTATGCAGGTCCACCTTTGCAAAGAGGAGATATGATATGTGCTGTTTTCCCAGAAGACAATTTATGGTATCGTGCTGTGATCAAGGAGCAACAACCCAATGACCTTCTCTCTGTGCAGTTTATAGATTATGGCAATGTTTCTGTGGTTCATACTAACAAAATAGGTAGGCTTGACCTTGTTAATACAATATTGCCAGGGTTGTGCATTCATTGCTCCTTGCAGGGATTTGGGGTTCCTGACAgtaaaaattctaagaaaatgaTGCATTACTTTTCCCAACGGACCAGTGAGGCTGCAATAAGATGTGAATTTGTTAAATTTCAAGACAGATGGGAAGTTATTCTTACTGATGAACATGGGATCATAGCAGATGATATGATTAGCAGGTATGCTCCCAGTGAAAAATCTCAAATAGAACTTTCTACCCAAGTAATTAAAGGTGCCAGTTCAAAGTCTGTTAACAAATCAGACATTGACACTTCAGTATTTCTTAACTGGTATAATCCAGAAAAAAGAATGGTAAGAGCTTATGCCACTGTGATAGATGGACCCGAGTACTTTTGGTGTCAGTTTGCTGATACGGAGAAACTTCAGTGTTTAGAAGTAGAAGTACAGACTGCTGGAGAACAGGTAGTAGACAGGAGAAATTGTATCCCATGTCCTTATATTGGAGATCCTTGTATAGTAAGATACAGAGAAGATGGACATTATTATAGGGCGCTTATCACTAATATTTGTGAAGATTATCTTGTATCTGTCAGGTTTGTGGACTTTGGAAATATTGAAGACTGTGTGGACCCAAAAGCACTCTGGGCCATTCCTTCTGAACTTTTGTCGGTTCCCATGCAAGCCTTTCCATGTTGCCTCTCGGGATTTAACATTTCAGAAGGATTATGTTCTCAAGAGGGAAATGACTATTTCTATCAAATAATAACAGAAGATGTGTTGGAAATAACAATACTAGAAATCAGAAGGGATGTTTGTGATATCCCTTTAGCAATTGTTGACTTGAAAAGCAAAGGTAAAAGTATtaatgagaaaatggagaaatattctAAGACTGGTTTTATTAAGAGTGCTCTTCCCTATGGAAATATTGACTCAGAGATAAAGCAGGCTCTTGGGTCCTACAATCTTGATGTAGGACTTAAGAAATTAAGTAATAAagctatacaaaataaaatatatatggaacaaCAGACAGATGAGCTTgctgaaataattgaaaaagatGTAAACATTATTGGAACCAAACCAAGTAACTTCCGTGACCCTAAAACTGATAACATTTGTGAAGGCTTTGAAAACCCCtgcaaagataaaattgataCTGAGGAACTGGAAGGTGAATTAGAGTGCCATCTGGTTGACAAAGCAGAGTTTGATGATAAATACCTGATTACAGGATTTAACACATTACTACCACATGCTAATGAAACAAAGGAGATACTAGAACTGAATTCACTTGAGGTGCCACTTTCTCCTGATGATGAATCAAAAGAATTCTTAGATCTGGAATCTATTGAGTTACAGAATTCTCTGGTGGTGGATGAAGAAAAAGGGGAGCTAAGCCCGGTGCCACCGAGTGTGCCACTCTCCCAAGAGTGTGTTACAAAAGGCGCCATGGAGCTATTTACACTGCAGCTTCCTCTCAGCTGTGAAGCTGAGAAACAGCCAGAACTAGAACTACCTATAGCCCAGTTGCCTTTAGATAACAAGATGGATCCTTTGTCTTTAGGAGTTAGTCAGAAAGCACAGGAATCCGTGTGTACTGAGGACATGAGAAAGTCAAGTTGTGTAGAATCTTTTGATGACCAGCACAGGATGTCATTGCATCTACATGGAGCAGATTGTGATCCTAAAACACAGAATGAAATGAATATATGTGAAGAAGAATTTATAGAGTATAAAAACAGGGATGCCATTTCGGCATTTATGCCTTTGTTCTCTGAGGAAGAAAGCGGTGATGGAAGCAAGCACGATAAAAGTTTAACAGATCATATCTCAG CTCAACCACAGAACACCTACACTCTGAAAGCCTTTACTGTTGGATCTAAATGTGTTGTGTGGTCAAGTCTAAGAAACACATGGTCTAAATGTGAGATTTTAGAAACAGCTGAAGAAGGAACAAGG GTTTTGAACCTTTCAAATGGTATGGAGGAGATAGTGAACCCTGAGAATGTCTGGAATGCCATACCCAAATTGGATAAGAGTCCACCTGAG AAAAGGGGTTTAGAGGTGATGGAGATTTAA